From a single Oreochromis niloticus isolate F11D_XX linkage group LG4, O_niloticus_UMD_NMBU, whole genome shotgun sequence genomic region:
- the ints1 gene encoding integrator complex subunit 1 isoform X2 yields MNRPKPTTLRRPSAAKPSGDFIALGSKSQAGEPKAPAVLLKATSTSLPADRKRETSSTLPSSSGLANLTKRPKLSTTPPVSALGRLADVAAVDKRAISPSIKEPSVVPIEVSPAVLLDEIEAAESEGNDDRIEGLLCGAVKQLKMNRAKPDITLYLSLMFLAKIKPNVFATEGIIEALCSLLRRDASINFKAKGNSLVSVLACNLLMAAYEEDENWPEIFVKVYIEDSLGERIWVDSSHCKNFVDNIQTAFGTKMPPKSMLLQADTGRSAGDLSAGSSPHPSTPDEDDSQTELLIAEEKLSPEDEGQVMPRYDELAESVEDYVLDVLRDQLNRRQPMDNVSRNLLRLLTATCGYKEARLMAVQRLEMWLQNPKLTRPAQDLLMSLCMNCNTHGADDMEVISNLIKIRLKPKVLLNHYMLCVRELLNAHRDNLGTMVKLVIFNELSNARNPNNMQVLHTVLQHSPEQAPKFLAMVFQDLLTNKDDYLRASRALLREIIKQTKHEINFQSFCFGLMQERKEASYVDMEFKERFVIQVTDLLTVSMMLGITAQVKEAGIAWDKGEKKNLEVLRSFQNQIAAIQRDAVWWLHTVVPTISKLGAKDYVHCLHKVLFTEQPETYYKWDNWPPESDRNFFLRLCSEVPLLEDTLMRILVIGLSRDLPLGPADAMELADHLVKRAAGVQSDDLEVLRVERIQLIDAVLNLCTYHHPENIQLPAGYQPPNLAISTLYWKAWLLLLVVAAFNPQKIGLAAWDGYPTLKMLMEMVMTNNYTYPPCTIADEDTKTEMINRELQISQREKQEILAFESHLAAASTKQTITESNSLLLSQLTSLDPQGPPRRPPPQVQEQVKSLNQSLRLGHLLCRSRNPDFLLNIIQRQASSQSMPWLADLVQSSEGSLDVLPVQCLCEFLLHDAADDSLLIEDDEEGESKEQKAKKRQRQQKQRQLLGRLQDLLLGPKADEQTTCEVLDYFLRRLSSSQVASRVLAMKGLSLVLTEGGLKDGEERDQPMEEDSADAELLPGYQWLLQDLPKLPLFDSVRGMTSTALQQAIHMETDPQTISAYLIYLSQHAPVEEQASHNDLALDIARLIVERSTIMNNLFSKHSSRPESDAVLCAFLSIFSTYIKRMRKTKEGEDLYSWSESQDQVFLRWTTGETATMHILVVHAIVILLTLGPPKGESDFHMLLDIWFPDKKPLPTAFLVDTSEEALLLPDWLKLRMIRSEVSRLVDAALQDLEAQQLLLFVQSFGIPVSSMSKLLQYLDQAVSHDPQALEQNIMDKHYMAHLVEVQHERGATGGHTFHSLLSSSLPPHRDSSETSKAKVTVETPHSSVKMRAATQLPVVGPDDDLTGLLLQIFPLKVEPRWHGPPPSQVSLALQQALAKELMRAKQGQIQQGGLAFRLLQAIAALLASAHAGPIVISMHRSHSLSCPLMRQLHLYQRLVSQDIAFSSLFLKVIVEMLIWLDNPTVEAGPLKTLLRSFAGQNSHKHRLSDVRTGFLHLAEALAYRRDTEVPLRAIIAMLKTGEKCNAEPELVGKVLQGLMEVKSPYLEELLSLLMTVGTQNGTAGSVAMVISLLLQESEERAVKKEVDSNNGSEVTNSGLSSGLLVDLLEHLDPEVTSVCPDLQQKLLFALNKARGTPAYRPYLLALLTHQSNWSTLLQCISALLSKRRDYKLDPSSALDFLWACSHIPRIWQGRDQKIPQKKTEKFVLRLSSEELISLMDLILSESELNSHDTLHNDKNSVDQAPCSLIQSRLPLLHSYCNGNLEDIKKVSEYLINCSKKWEDSAMSKRCQNLLLQIYLHFPEVIQHVALPESTFSSGGAADGSTCKLDVLVHRLVTLLADIGDSKSAESRVSDANLACRKLAVSHPVLLLRHLPMIAGLLHGRMHLNMQEFRQQNHMTFFSNVLAILELLQPLVFHSDHQRALQDCLLSFMKVLQNFQRTRSPLVFINKFLQFTQKYITHDAAAAIPYLQKHSDILQSLCAENPDLVQLKSLLAGLTLPVKSSSAEVSTEERDDDLAAGSLPLVNISASFSLSAADMTMYLKKMSKGEAVEDVLEVLTEVDEKSRRSPEIIQYFINDLQRLMTSPEELCRNMAFSLALRCIQNNPCLATDFLPTFMYCMGSGNFDVVQTALRNLPEYVLLCQEHADILLYKAFLVGIYGQIDTSSMISESMKVLHMEATT; encoded by the exons ATGAATCGTCCGAAGCCTACAACTCTTAGGCGCCCCAGTGCAGCGAAACCATCAG GAGATTTCATTGCTCTGGGCTCTAAGAGCCAGGCAGGAGAGCCGAAAGCCCCTGCTGTCCTCCTGAAGGCAACCTCTACAAGTTTACCTGCTGACCGCAAGAGAGAGACTTCCTCCACTCTGCCATCCTCATCAGGGCTAGCCAACCTAACCAAGCGGCCCAAACTATCCACCACCCCTCCTGTCAGTGCCCTTGGACGTCTCGCTGATGTTGCTGCAGTGGACAAGAGGGCTATATCGCCCTCAATAAAGGAGCCATCAGTAGTACCTATTGAAG TTTCTCCAGCAGTGCTGCTGGATGAGATTGAAGCTGCTGAATCAGAAGGAAATGACGATCGCATTGAGGGATTGCTGTGTGGAGCAGTGAAACAGCTCAAGATGAACAGAGCCAAGCCCGACATCACACTTTACCTTAGCCTCATGTTTCTGGCCAAAATCAAGCCCAATGTTTTTGCAACTGAGGGAATTATTGAG GCCTTGTGCAGCCTCCTGCGTAGGGATGCTTCCATCAACTTTAAAGCAAAAGGCAACAGcctggtctctgttctggcatgCAATCTGCTGATGGCAGCATACGAGGAGGACGAGAACTGGCCAGAGATATTTGTCAAA GTTTACATTGAGGACTCTCTGGGTGAAAGAATCTGGGTGGACAGCTCTCACTGTAAGAATTTTGTTGACAACATTCAGACTGCTTTTGGAACGAAAATGCCCCCAAAGAGTATGCTGCTCCAGGCTGATACAGGCCGCTCTGCTGGAGATCTGAGTGCAG GTAGCAGCCCTCATCCATCAACCCCAGATGAGGATGACAGCCAGACTGAATTGCTGATAGCTGAGGAGAAACTCAGCCCTGAGGATGAAGGGCAGGTTATGCCAAG GTATGACGAACTTGCAGAGAGTGTGGAGGACTATGTGCTTGATGTCCTCAGGGATCAGTTGAACCGCAGGCAGCCGATGGACAATGTGTCCCGAAACCTGTTGCGTTTGCTCACAGCCACATGTGGCTACAAAGAGGCAAGACTCATGGCGGTGCAAAGGCTGGAGATGTGGCTCCAGAACCCAAAG TTGACTCGCCCTGCTCAGGACCTCCTGATGTCTTTGTGCATGAACTGCAACACGCACGGAGCAGATGACATGGAGGTTATCTCCAACCTGATCAAGATCCGACTCAAACCCAAAGTTCTGCTTAATCATTACATGCTATGTGTCAG GGAGCTACTAAATGCACACAGAGACAACCTGGGAACTATGGTGAAGCTCGTGATCTTTAATGAGCTGTCTAATGCCCGGAATCCCAACAACATGCAAGTCCTCCATACAGTGCTGCAGCACAGCCCAGAGCAAGCTCCAAAG TTCTTGGCAATGGTGTTCCAGGACCTGTTAACCAATAAGGATGATTACCTTCGTGCCTCAAGAGCTTTGCTCAGAGAAATCATCAAACAGACTAAGCATGAGATCAACTTCCAGTCTTTTTGCTTTGGTTTGATGCAGGAGAGAAAAGAGGCCAGCTACGTTGACATGGAGTTTAAA GAGCGATTTGTCATCCAGGTGACTGATTTACTCACTGTCTCTATGATGTTGGGTATCACCGCTCAGGTCAAGGAAGCAGGCATTGCATGGGAcaaaggagagaagaaga ATCTTGAGGTCCTGAGGTCgtttcagaatcagattgcTGCCATCCAGAGAGATGCTGTGTGGTGGCTTCACACTGTTGTTCCTACCATCAGCAAACTTGGTGCAAAAGACTACGTTCACTG CCTTCACAAAGTGCTTTTCACAGAGCAGCCTGAGACATATTACAAGTGGGACAACTGGCCTCCAGAGAGTGACAGAAA TTTCTTCCTTCGCCTTTGTTCTGAAGTTCCTCTTTTGGAGGACACTCTGATGCGTATTCTGGTGATCGGGCTGTCGCGTGATTTGCCTCTGGGCCCGGCAGATGCAATGGAGCTTGCTGATCACCTGGTTAAGAGAGCTGCTGGAGTTCAGTCAGATG ATCTCGAGGTCCTGAGAGTGGAGAGGATCCAGCTCATTGATGCTGTTCTGAATCTGTGTACATACCACCACCCAGAGAACATTCAGCTGCCTGCCGG GTACCAACCACCAAATTTGGCAATATCCACACTCTATTGGAAGGCATGGCTATTGTTGCTTGTTGTGGCTGCATTTAACCCTCAGAAGATAG gtttGGCTGCCTGGGATGGATATCCCACCCTAAAAATGCTTATGGAGATGGTTATGACAAA TAACTATACATACCCTCCTTGTACCATTGCGGATGAGGACACAAAGACAGAGATGATCAACAGAGAGTTACAGATCTCCCAGAGAGAGAAACAAGAGATTTTAGCCTTTGAGAGCCACTTGGCTGCAGCTTCAACCAAACAGACCATCACGGAGAGCAACAGCTTGCTCTTGTCTCAGCTTACCAGTCTGGACCCGCA GGGACCTCCTCGTAGACCCCCTCCTCAGGTCCAGGAGCAGGTTAAAAGTCTCAACCAATCTCTGCGTCTCGGTCACCTCCTATGCCGCAGCCGGAACCCCGACTTTCTTCTCAACATCATCCAGAGACAG GCTTCTTCTCAGTCCATGCCATGGTTGGCTGATTTGGTGCAGTCCAGTGAGGGGTCCTTGGATGTGCTCCCAGTGCAATGCCTGTGTGAATTCCTTCTTCACGATGCTGCAGATGACAGCTTGCTCATAGAAGATGACGAAGAAGGAGAAAGCAAAGAGCAGAAAGCCAAGAAGAGACAA AGACAACAAAAGCAGAGGCAATTACTTGGACGCCTCCAGGATCTTTTGTTAGGTCCCAAGGCTGATGAGCAGACAACATGTGAAGTACTGGATTACTTCCTGCGCCGTCTCAGCTCTTCTCAAGTGGCATCAAGAGTCTTAGCCATGAAG GGTTTGTCTTTGGTGCTGACTGAAGGAGGCTTGAAAGATGGGGAAGAGAGAGACCAGCCCATGGAAGAAGACTCTGCAGATGCTGAGCTCTTGCCGGGTTACCAGTGGCTGCTACAGGACCTCCCCAAGCTCCCTTTGTTTGACAGTGTCAGGGGCATGACATCCACTGCTCTGCAGCAG GCCATTCACATGGAGACAGATCCACAGACGATCAGTGCCTATCTCATCTATCTATCCCAGCATGCACCAGTGGAGGAGCAGGCTTCTCATAATGACCTGGCTTTG GACATTGCCCGGCTCATCGTCGAGCGTTCAACCATCATGAACAACCTCTTTTCCAAACACTCCAGCAGACCTGAGTCTGATGCTGTGCTCTGTGCTTTCCTCTCCATCTTCTCTACGTATATTAAGAGGATGAGGAAGACCAAGGAGGGCGAGGATCTTTACAGCTGG TCAGAATCTCAAGACCAGGTGTTTCTACGCTGGACTACAGGGGAGACTGCTACAATGCACATTCTTGTAGTCCATGCTATTGTTATCTTGCTGACTCTGGGACCACCCAAAG GAGAGAGTGATTTCCACATGCTTTTGGACATTTGGTTTCCTGACAAGAAACCTCTACCCACTGCCTTCCTGGTTGACACCTCAGAGGAAGCCCTGCTGCTTCCCGATTGGTTGAAATTGAGGATGATTCGTTCTGAGGTCTCACGACTGGTCGATGCAG CTTTACAAGATCTCGAGGCTCAGCagctgctgctttttgttcaatCTTTTGGGATTCCAGTCTCCAGTATGAGTAAACTTTTGCAGTACTTGGATCAGGCTGTGTCCCATGATCCACAGGCTTTAGAGCAAAACATCATGGACAAgc ACTACATGGCCCATTTGGTTGAAGTGCAGCATGAGCGAGGTGCCACTGGGGGGCATACTTTCCATTCTTTACTCAGTTCATCTCTTCCTCCACACAGAG ATTCATCTGAAACAAGCAAGGCCAAAGTTACAGTGGAAACTCCTCACAGCTCTGTGAAGATGAGAGCAGCCACTCAGCTTCCTGTAGTTGGGCCTGACGATGATCTCACTGGCTTGTTGCTTCAG ATTTTCCCTTTGAAAGTGGAACCCCGCTGGCATGGCCCTCCTCCCAGTCAGGTCTCCCTGGCCCTCCAGCAGGCCTTAGCTAAAGAGTTAATGCGAGCTAAGCAGGGCCAGATTCAGCAGGGTGGTTTGGCATTTCGACTCCTGCAGGCCATTGCAGCCTTGCTCGCTTCTGCTCATGCAGGGCCAATAGTAATATCAATGCATCGGAGTCATTCTCTGTCCTGTCCTCTAATGCGCCAGCTTCACCTCTACCAG CGTCTCGTTTCCCAGGACATTGCTTTTTCATCACTGTTTCTCAAAGTCATTGTTGAGATGTTAATCTGGTTAGACAACCCAACTGTAGAGGCAGGACCACTAAAGACTCTGCTCAGATCCTTTGCTGGACAGAACTCTCACAAGCACAGACTCAGTGATG TACGTACAGGTTTCCTTCACCTGGCTGAAGCGTTGGCATATCGCAGAGATACTGAAGTTCCACTGAGAGCCATCATAGCgatgctgaaaactggagagaAATGTAATGCAGAACCTGAACTTGTTGGCAAAG TGCTACAAGGTCTGATGGAGGTAAAGTCGCCATATTTGGAGGAGCTACTGTCTCTGCTGATGACTGTTGGTACACAGAATGGGACAGCGGGCTCTGTTGCTATGGTGATTTCTTTGCTCCTTCAGGAAAGCGAGGAGCGAGCTGTGAAAAAGGAAGTGGATTCTAATAA TGGCTCCGAGGTGACAAACTCAGGACTTAGCTCTGGGCTTCTGGTTGATTTGCTGGAGCATCTTGACCCTGAGGTTACTTCAGTGTGTCCAGACCTTCAACAGAAGCTGCTGTTTGCCCTCAACAAG GCACGAGGGACCCCAGCTTACAGACCTTATCTTTTGGCCTTGCTTACACATCAGTCAAACTGGTCCACTCTGCTGCAGTGTATCAGTGCTCTTCTCAGCAAGCGCAGAGACTACAA ACTGGACCCATCCTCTGCTCTGGATTTCTTGTGGGCGTGCAGCCACATTCCTCGTATCTGGCAAGGACGTGACCAGAAGATCCCTCAA AAGAAAACCGAGAAGTTTGTTCTCCGGCTCAGTTCAGAGGAGCTCATTAGCCTGATGGACCTGATATTGTCAGAATCAGAGCTTAACAGCCACGACACACTCCACAATGACAAAAACAGTGTGGACCAGGCTCCCTGCTCCCTCATCCAATCCAGACTGCCCCTCCTTCACTCGTACTGTAATGGAAATTTAGAAGACATCAAGAAAGTATCAGAGTACCTCATCAACTGCTCAAAAAAATGGGAGGACAG TGCAATGAGTAAGAGGTGCCAGAACCTGCTGCTACAGATCTATCTGCACTTCCCTGAGGTCATCCAGCACGTTGCCCTGCCTGAAAGCACGTTCAGCAGCGGCGGGGCAGCAGATGGCAGCACCTGCAAG CTTGATGTGCTGGTGCATCGCCTGGTCACACTGCTTGCTGATATAGGAGACTCAAAGTCTGCCGAGAGCCGCGTGTCTGATGCCAACCTCGCTTGCAGGAAGTTGGCTGTATCGCACCCTGTACTGTTACTCag ACACCTGCCCATGATTGCAGGCCTCCTACACGGTCGCATGCACCTAAACATGCAGGAGTTTCGCCAGCAAAACCACATGACATTCTTCAGCAATGTGCTCGCTATTCTGGAGCTTCTGCAGCCACTTGTTTTCCACAGTGATCACCAGAGGGCGCTTCAAGACTGCCTTCTGTCTTTTATGAAGGTCCTTCAG AATTTCCAGAGGACGCGTTCGCCGTTGGTCTTCATTAACAAGTTTCTTCAGTTTACACAGAAGTACATTACGCATGACGCAGCAGCAGCCATTCCTTATCTACAGAAGCACTCTGACATCTTACA GAGTTTGTGTGCGGAAAATCCAGACTTGGTCCAGCTGAAATCTCTCCTAGCGGGACTCACTTTGCCCGTAAAAAGCTCTTCTGCAGAGGTATCTACAGAAGAGAGAGATG ATGACTTGGCTGCAGGTTCTCTGCCCTTAGTCAACATATCGGCCTCATTTTCACTGAGCGCTGCAGACATGACAATGTACCTGAAAAAGATGTCAAAGGGAGAGGCAGTCGAGG ATGTGTTGGAGGTGTTGACAGAGGTGGATGAGAAGTCAAGGAGGAGCCCAGAGATCATACAGTACTTCATT AATGATCTGCAGAGGCTCATGACTTCGCCTGAGGAGTTGTGTCGGAACATGGCCTTCAGTCTTGCCCTACGCTGCATTCAGAATAATCCATG CCTGGCAACAGACTTCCTGCCAACTTTCATGTATTGCATGGGCAGTGGCAACTTTGACGTGGTGCAGACTGCATTAAGGAATCTTCCAGAATATGTGCTTCTCTGTCAAG AACATGCAGACATCTTGCTCTACAAGGCGTTTTTGGTGGGTATCTACGGACAAATCGACACCAGTTCAATGATCTCAGAGTCCATGAAAGTCCTTCACATGGAAGCAACAACCTAA